In Blastopirellula sp. J2-11, a single genomic region encodes these proteins:
- a CDS encoding nucleoside hydrolase: protein MLESIRIVKSFARFVLSCVFLTSLISTAIAQSPPRPIPLIFDTDIGNDCDDVLALGMIHALQSRGECELLAVTITKDNPLAAAFVDSVNTFYGRPDVPIGVCHSGVTPDQGNFNGLANTTDDGKLRYPHDLMSGDAAPNAVTLLRKTLAAAEDHTVVICQVGFFTNLANLIDSPGDDISPLNGADLVKRKVRLLSVMAGSFVDPSKVRGKRHGEYNVIKDLAASRRLADHWPTPIIWSGYEIGMGLRYPYRSIVEDYTYAAHHPVVESYNMYVKPPHHRPTWDLTSVLYPVRPDRGYFDISPLGDVTIDEKGYTNFVASPGGRDRYLIIQEAQKGKTLEALTSLSSQPPE, encoded by the coding sequence CTGCTCGAAAGTATCCGAATCGTGAAATCGTTCGCTCGCTTTGTCTTGTCCTGCGTTTTTCTCACTTCGCTCATTTCGACTGCAATTGCCCAATCGCCGCCGCGTCCGATTCCGTTGATCTTTGATACCGACATCGGCAACGATTGCGACGACGTTCTGGCGCTCGGGATGATTCACGCGCTGCAATCACGCGGAGAGTGCGAGTTGTTGGCGGTGACGATTACCAAAGACAATCCGCTGGCGGCGGCGTTTGTGGATAGTGTGAATACCTTTTATGGGCGCCCTGATGTGCCGATTGGCGTTTGTCATAGCGGCGTGACGCCGGATCAAGGGAACTTCAATGGACTCGCCAATACGACCGACGACGGCAAGTTACGTTATCCGCATGATTTGATGTCAGGTGACGCCGCTCCGAACGCGGTTACCTTGTTACGAAAAACGCTCGCAGCGGCCGAAGATCATACGGTCGTGATTTGCCAGGTTGGTTTTTTCACCAATCTTGCCAATCTGATCGATTCGCCCGGCGATGACATCAGCCCGCTGAACGGCGCCGATTTGGTGAAACGCAAGGTGCGTCTGCTCTCGGTGATGGCCGGTTCGTTTGTCGATCCGAGTAAAGTTCGCGGGAAGCGACACGGCGAATACAACGTGATCAAGGATCTAGCTGCATCGCGTCGGTTAGCGGATCATTGGCCAACTCCGATCATCTGGAGCGGCTATGAAATTGGGATGGGACTGCGGTACCCGTACCGCAGCATCGTCGAGGACTACACGTATGCGGCGCATCATCCGGTGGTCGAGTCGTACAACATGTACGTCAAGCCGCCTCATCATCGACCGACCTGGGATCTGACGTCCGTCCTGTATCCTGTCCGTCCAGACCGCGGATATTTTGATATCTCCCCGTTAGGCGACGTCACCATCGACGAAAAAGGCTACACCAACTTTGTCGCATCGCCCGGCGGGCGTGATCGTTACTTGATCATCCAAGAAGCGCAAAAAGGAAAAACGCTGGAAGCGTTGACATCGCTCTCGAGTCAACCGCCCGAGTAG
- a CDS encoding sodium:solute symporter family protein: MEIGVGLKWTLGVVIAIYVIGMYALAIVAQGKVETSEDYIVAGRKLPLSLAWMTLLATWFGAGTLLTAADEVNAEGLQAAALDPLGPGFCLLIAGLFVAGPIWRMKLLTLPDLFRQKYGTFAEIVASLIMIPSYFGWIAAQYIALAKMLELYFGLDLSIGIAAVAIVGTGYTIAGGMWSVTLTDAVQISLVLLGLIVLTFVVLWEIGEGQLIAGYGKVIAQTPAEHLQWIPRENAKVMWDWIAVLMVATLGNLPGQDLMQRIFAAKSARVAQGACFIAGGAYLTFGLIPVGLGLAANLLPHEIEASVLPTLAAAFLSPPVAIIFVLALMSAVLSTIDSAIIAPSSVLAQNLLSRCTTIEPLKLNRIATLIVAVGALVMAYSGETAYGLLETAYAMTLVGLFVPLMFGIYTQPRNRWSGAVSMLAGAMVWGLHQPWGYESFLEPWLAGTLPIPLEIAATVISLAAYLLCEPPWRMQWATENA; the protein is encoded by the coding sequence ATGGAAATTGGCGTCGGTTTGAAATGGACGCTCGGCGTCGTGATTGCGATCTATGTGATCGGCATGTACGCGCTGGCGATCGTCGCCCAGGGAAAGGTCGAGACGAGCGAAGACTATATCGTCGCCGGCCGCAAGCTGCCGCTGTCGCTCGCCTGGATGACGTTGCTCGCGACCTGGTTTGGCGCCGGCACTTTGCTGACGGCCGCCGATGAGGTAAACGCCGAAGGGCTCCAAGCGGCGGCGCTCGATCCGCTGGGACCTGGCTTTTGCCTGTTGATCGCCGGCCTGTTTGTCGCCGGGCCGATCTGGCGGATGAAGTTGCTGACGTTGCCAGACCTGTTTCGTCAGAAGTACGGAACGTTCGCCGAGATCGTCGCGTCGCTCATCATGATCCCCAGCTATTTTGGTTGGATCGCGGCGCAGTACATTGCGTTGGCCAAGATGTTAGAACTCTACTTTGGGCTCGACCTGTCGATTGGAATCGCCGCCGTGGCGATCGTCGGCACGGGCTATACCATCGCCGGCGGCATGTGGTCAGTCACGTTGACCGACGCGGTGCAGATCTCGTTGGTATTACTCGGTTTGATCGTGCTGACATTCGTCGTGTTATGGGAGATCGGCGAAGGCCAGTTGATCGCCGGCTACGGCAAAGTCATTGCCCAAACGCCGGCGGAACATTTGCAATGGATCCCCCGCGAAAACGCCAAAGTGATGTGGGATTGGATCGCCGTCTTGATGGTCGCCACCTTGGGCAACTTGCCGGGGCAAGACTTGATGCAGCGAATCTTCGCCGCGAAAAGCGCACGCGTCGCCCAAGGCGCCTGCTTTATCGCAGGGGGCGCTTATCTGACCTTCGGCTTGATCCCGGTCGGGCTCGGCCTGGCGGCGAACCTGTTGCCGCACGAGATCGAAGCGAGCGTCTTACCCACCCTGGCCGCCGCGTTTCTTAGCCCGCCGGTCGCGATTATTTTTGTGCTGGCGCTGATGTCGGCGGTTCTCTCGACGATCGACAGCGCGATCATCGCCCCGTCAAGCGTACTCGCCCAAAACTTGCTCAGCCGCTGCACGACGATCGAGCCGCTCAAGCTTAACCGCATCGCCACGTTGATCGTCGCTGTCGGCGCATTAGTAATGGCCTACTCTGGCGAAACCGCCTACGGTCTCTTAGAGACCGCCTATGCGATGACGCTGGTGGGACTCTTCGTGCCGCTGATGTTTGGCATTTATACTCAGCCGCGCAATCGCTGGTCGGGCGCTGTCAGCATGTTGGCCGGTGCGATGGTCTGGGGACTGCACCAACCGTGGGGCTATGAAAGCTTCCTGGAACCATGGCTCGCGGGCACGCTGCCCATTCCGCTAGAAATCGCGGCGACCGTGATTTCATTGGCTGCGTATCTTTTGTGTGAACCGCCGTGGCGCATGCAATGGGCGACAGAGAACGCGTAG
- a CDS encoding non-canonical purine NTP pyrophosphatase, with product MKLPFPTLILATGNAHKVQELTRSLTPLQVPLRSLQDFPPITPVEEDGATLRDNALKKATGYALQLGQWVLADDTGLEVTALQGEPGVRSARYAGDQATALDNRKKLLALLRDVPIEKRAARFVCHLAIANPEGKIWYEASGECHGRICDDARGEYGIGYDTLLEIIEYRRRLAELSPAATRLIGHRGRATQRLLQELKNCV from the coding sequence ATGAAGCTCCCCTTCCCTACTTTGATTCTGGCGACTGGCAACGCGCACAAAGTGCAAGAGCTGACCCGATCGCTCACGCCGCTGCAAGTTCCCCTGCGGTCGCTGCAAGACTTTCCCCCCATAACGCCGGTCGAAGAAGATGGCGCCACCTTGCGCGACAACGCGTTGAAGAAAGCGACCGGCTATGCGCTGCAACTGGGACAATGGGTCTTGGCCGATGACACCGGTCTGGAAGTCACGGCGCTGCAGGGAGAACCCGGCGTACGATCGGCCCGCTATGCAGGCGATCAAGCGACGGCGCTAGACAACCGCAAAAAGCTGCTCGCTCTATTGCGCGATGTGCCGATAGAAAAGCGCGCAGCCCGCTTCGTTTGTCATCTGGCCATCGCGAACCCGGAGGGCAAGATTTGGTACGAAGCGTCTGGAGAGTGTCACGGCCGCATCTGCGACGACGCCCGCGGCGAGTATGGCATTGGCTATGACACGTTGTTGGAAATCATCGAGTACCGCCGCCGCTTGGCCGAACTAAGTCCGGCGGCGACGCGATTGATCGGGCATCGCGGGCGAGCGACGCAGCGACTATTGCAGGAACTGAAGAACTGCGTGTAG
- a CDS encoding prenyltransferase/squalene oxidase repeat-containing protein, with product MSSEEHPKDRNKSPEKRPAPISQPPAQPSTPPPDGEETKAPISFGQTPPQSAPNYFPPNSYPQPGQFGPAPQYPPQQYPPSQYPPPQYPQPGQLGPPPQYPPAGQYPAPPVGPYQPPSYPHPWPAAPTTPLTPQQPAAPASEAPPVEPVAPPAPPQPPAKAAAPKPSTPTRPPSKPPTSPGAKKPPAAKTPSRDSGEKSDPPKWRGEAAPPTSGEKKRAAKQDSSKSVSTKPAPQKSPSTETAPADKSAPVERIASDRKGLPQQAPKRTAPAIVDPQLKVAEHDAPAEDLTAKSTKLMPPWMVSTIVHFLLVIALAMFAFTPRQNQTVVVTATYAEKLGEQLDQPFVLDDADLMEDDITGFDITLFESEEPPPASLTTLAATGTKSKQSEMETPGVEYNFRSDGGGKKALLKAYGGSATTEQSVKDALDWLKRNQRRDGSWSLKGPYRDGAGIENHIAATAMALLAFQGAGHTTLEGVYTKEVTRGWEFLLSQMDNDGTFISGPLANQHRLYTQAQATIALCELYGMTNDEKYKKPAQRAIDYAVRIQSPEGGWRYTPGEGADTSVTGWFVIAFASAQMCGLSVPEDTLQRVGGFLDSVSKENGARYTYQPTRNQPPTLSMTAEGLLCRQYLGWTQEDPRLSDGVDFLVGNPISWKEPDVYYWYYGTQVAHHYEGSAWQEWNKVMRQAIPEQQVQVGGEKGSWSPDGDKHGVIGGRLFMTCLCVYMLEVYYRHLPIYSKSEVLSLQ from the coding sequence ATGTCGAGCGAAGAACATCCGAAAGACCGCAACAAATCGCCAGAAAAGCGACCAGCGCCGATTTCGCAACCGCCTGCCCAGCCATCGACTCCGCCGCCTGACGGTGAAGAGACGAAAGCGCCGATCTCTTTCGGGCAAACTCCGCCGCAATCGGCCCCCAATTATTTTCCTCCCAACAGTTACCCGCAGCCGGGTCAGTTTGGCCCAGCGCCGCAATATCCGCCGCAGCAGTATCCTCCTTCCCAGTACCCGCCGCCGCAATATCCGCAGCCAGGCCAACTTGGTCCGCCTCCGCAGTATCCGCCGGCTGGCCAGTATCCAGCCCCTCCAGTCGGTCCTTATCAGCCGCCGAGCTATCCCCATCCATGGCCCGCAGCGCCGACAACTCCGCTGACGCCGCAACAGCCGGCCGCGCCGGCGAGCGAAGCGCCGCCTGTGGAACCTGTCGCACCCCCTGCGCCTCCGCAACCGCCGGCAAAGGCCGCCGCGCCGAAACCGTCGACACCCACTCGCCCTCCTTCCAAACCACCCACTTCGCCCGGCGCGAAAAAGCCGCCTGCGGCGAAAACGCCATCGCGCGACTCCGGCGAAAAATCGGATCCGCCGAAGTGGAGGGGGGAAGCGGCGCCGCCAACCTCCGGCGAGAAAAAACGAGCAGCGAAGCAGGACTCTTCCAAAAGCGTTTCCACAAAGCCGGCGCCGCAAAAGTCCCCTTCCACAGAAACCGCACCAGCCGACAAATCAGCGCCGGTCGAGCGTATCGCATCCGATCGCAAAGGTTTGCCGCAGCAAGCTCCCAAGCGAACGGCGCCGGCGATTGTTGATCCCCAGTTGAAAGTCGCCGAGCATGATGCGCCGGCCGAAGATCTGACGGCGAAGTCGACGAAGTTGATGCCTCCGTGGATGGTCAGTACGATCGTTCACTTTCTGTTGGTCATCGCGCTGGCCATGTTTGCGTTTACGCCGCGGCAAAACCAAACGGTCGTCGTTACGGCGACCTATGCCGAAAAGTTAGGGGAACAACTAGACCAGCCTTTTGTGCTGGACGACGCCGACTTGATGGAGGATGACATTACCGGCTTTGATATCACGTTGTTCGAGTCTGAGGAGCCTCCGCCGGCGTCTCTGACCACATTGGCCGCCACCGGAACCAAGTCGAAGCAAAGCGAAATGGAGACTCCCGGCGTCGAGTACAACTTTCGCAGCGATGGCGGCGGCAAGAAGGCGTTATTGAAAGCCTACGGCGGAAGTGCGACGACGGAACAATCGGTAAAGGATGCGCTCGATTGGCTGAAGCGGAATCAGCGCCGCGACGGTTCGTGGAGTTTGAAAGGTCCGTATCGTGATGGCGCCGGCATCGAAAATCATATCGCCGCAACGGCGATGGCGCTGTTAGCGTTTCAAGGAGCAGGCCACACGACGCTGGAAGGCGTCTACACGAAAGAAGTGACCCGCGGCTGGGAATTTTTGCTGTCGCAAATGGATAACGACGGCACGTTTATTAGCGGGCCGCTAGCCAATCAGCATCGACTTTACACGCAAGCGCAAGCGACAATCGCGTTGTGCGAGTTGTACGGCATGACGAATGACGAGAAGTACAAAAAACCGGCGCAACGTGCGATTGATTACGCGGTCCGGATTCAATCTCCCGAAGGTGGGTGGCGCTATACTCCTGGCGAAGGCGCCGATACTTCCGTCACCGGTTGGTTTGTGATCGCATTCGCCAGCGCCCAGATGTGCGGGCTGAGCGTTCCGGAAGATACGCTCCAGCGAGTCGGCGGCTTTCTCGATAGCGTCTCGAAAGAAAACGGTGCTCGTTACACGTATCAACCGACCCGCAATCAACCGCCGACTTTATCGATGACGGCCGAAGGCTTGCTCTGCCGTCAGTATCTCGGTTGGACGCAAGAAGACCCGCGTTTGAGCGACGGCGTCGACTTTCTGGTCGGCAATCCGATCAGTTGGAAAGAGCCGGACGTTTACTACTGGTACTACGGCACGCAAGTGGCGCATCACTACGAAGGCTCGGCCTGGCAAGAGTGGAACAAAGTGATGCGTCAGGCGATCCCCGAGCAGCAAGTGCAGGTCGGCGGCGAAAAGGGAAGCTGGTCTCCCGACGGCGACAAACATGGCGTCATCGGCGGCCGGCTTTTCATGACTTGTTTGTGCGTCTACATGTTGGAAGTCTACTATCGGCATCTGCCGATCTACTCGAAGTCGGAAGTGCTGTCGCTGCAGTAA